A portion of the Bacillus sp. es.034 genome contains these proteins:
- the mreC gene encoding rod shape-determining protein MreC, giving the protein MPQFFLNKRLIILLVSVIVLVGLIGFSLRDRDSISWPEQFVKDMVGFGQSLVSKPVNYVAGVVDNVQDLQNTYTENEKLKTRLDELIKLETKVKDLKQDNDELRSVLDKKENLRAYKTVQATVIARNPDQWQELITIDKGEVNGIQSDMAVISSAGLIGKIKSVNEFSSTVELISTNNTKNRISTVIQSKEQDINGWIEGYDSKKEEILVKRISNDMKVEKGSKVMTSGLGGVFPKGLVIGEVKEVKPDQYGLTQTAYVKPAADFYHLEHVMVIDREIQGVTEQDALEEEEQ; this is encoded by the coding sequence ATGCCACAATTCTTCCTGAATAAACGTTTGATCATTCTGCTCGTCAGTGTCATTGTCCTGGTGGGATTAATCGGATTTTCTTTGCGGGACCGGGATAGTATCAGCTGGCCGGAGCAGTTTGTGAAAGATATGGTAGGATTCGGACAATCGTTGGTTTCAAAACCAGTCAATTATGTAGCCGGAGTTGTTGATAACGTTCAAGATCTTCAAAATACATACACAGAAAACGAAAAACTGAAAACGCGTTTGGATGAGCTGATCAAGCTTGAAACAAAAGTGAAAGACCTGAAGCAGGATAACGATGAATTACGGTCGGTCCTGGATAAGAAGGAGAACCTTCGCGCTTATAAAACGGTTCAGGCAACCGTCATTGCACGAAATCCGGATCAATGGCAGGAGCTCATCACCATCGATAAAGGTGAAGTGAACGGGATCCAGTCGGATATGGCCGTCATCTCTTCAGCCGGATTGATCGGAAAGATTAAAAGCGTCAATGAATTTTCATCTACCGTCGAATTGATTTCGACCAATAATACAAAAAATCGCATTTCCACCGTCATCCAAAGTAAAGAACAGGATATAAACGGTTGGATTGAAGGTTACGACAGCAAGAAAGAAGAAATTTTGGTGAAGCGGATTTCCAACGATATGAAGGTCGAAAAAGGATCCAAAGTGATGACCTCTGGCCTCGGTGGCGTGTTCCCTAAAGGATTGGTCATCGGTGAAGTGAAGGAAGTCAAGCCGGATCAATATGGACTGACGCAAACGGCATATGTAAAGCCTGCCGCCGATTTCTATCATTTAGAGCATGTCATGGTCATCGATCGTGAAATCCAAGGTGTGACGGAACAGGACGCGCTTGAGGAGGAAGAGCAATGA
- the mreD gene encoding rod shape-determining protein MreD, with protein MISRLLLPFMTLLFFYSESLFVHLFPSEEWFDQKMIVPHFLIIVLFFICAFYQYRTALLYGFIFGFLFDIYYTEINGIYLVLFPFVIFLSHQMMKVLHNNLFVLGIITLMNISVLEFLVYEINHIINRTDLTFMQFVDWRLWPTLVLNVLFYIILAFPFRNYLLNKRKEWLDE; from the coding sequence ATGATCAGCAGGCTCCTCCTTCCGTTCATGACCTTGCTTTTCTTCTACAGTGAAAGTCTGTTTGTCCATCTTTTCCCCAGTGAAGAGTGGTTCGATCAGAAAATGATCGTACCGCATTTCCTGATTATTGTGCTGTTCTTTATTTGTGCATTTTATCAATACCGGACCGCACTTCTTTATGGATTCATCTTTGGCTTCTTATTTGATATTTATTACACTGAAATCAATGGGATTTACCTGGTGTTATTCCCGTTCGTCATCTTTTTGTCCCATCAGATGATGAAGGTGTTACATAATAACCTCTTTGTATTAGGGATCATAACCCTTATGAATATCTCTGTTTTAGAGTTTTTGGTATACGAGATCAACCATATTATCAATAGGACGGATTTGACGTTCATGCAGTTTGTCGACTGGCGTTTATGGCCGACCTTGGTCCTGAATGTCCTGTTTTATATCATTCTTGCATTTCCATTTAGAAACTACCTTCTGAATAAACGGAAAGAGTGGTTGGATGAATAA
- the minC gene encoding septum site-determining protein MinC produces MNKKPNVMIKGTKEGLTLHLNDQCSFQELKKELDDKLSAQYRETEGTPLLTVNIQTGNRYLEEDQVEELKDIVRQKRNLVVNEVWSNVITKNDAEKLIDERNIETLTGVIRSGQVIEVAGDILVVGDVNPGGKVLAGGNIYILGSLKGIAHAGCNGNDESVIVASKMVPSQLRIADSLNRAPDRVEEEDDREMECAYVDESGQIVVDRLQVLKHLRPNITSFKGGS; encoded by the coding sequence ATGAATAAGAAGCCAAATGTGATGATCAAGGGAACCAAAGAAGGACTGACCCTTCATCTCAACGATCAATGCTCGTTTCAGGAATTAAAAAAAGAGCTGGATGATAAGCTGTCTGCCCAGTACAGGGAAACAGAAGGAACCCCTCTCTTGACGGTCAATATCCAAACTGGCAATCGGTACTTGGAAGAAGATCAAGTGGAAGAGTTGAAGGATATTGTAAGACAAAAACGCAATTTAGTGGTAAATGAAGTATGGAGTAATGTCATAACAAAAAATGATGCAGAGAAACTCATAGATGAACGAAATATCGAAACCCTCACAGGGGTCATCCGTTCGGGACAGGTCATTGAAGTGGCCGGTGATATCCTCGTAGTGGGAGATGTCAACCCCGGGGGGAAGGTCCTCGCCGGGGGGAATATTTACATATTGGGTTCATTAAAAGGGATTGCCCATGCCGGCTGCAATGGAAACGACGAGTCGGTCATCGTGGCTTCGAAAATGGTCCCATCCCAGCTTCGGATCGCAGATTCCCTGAACCGTGCACCTGACCGGGTGGAGGAAGAGGATGATCGCGAAATGGAATGTGCGTATGTGGATGAAAGTGGCCAGATCGTTGTCGATCGATTGCAGGTTTTAAAGCATCTCAGACCAAATATTACTAGTTTTAAAGGAGGAAGCTAA
- the minD gene encoding septum site-determining protein MinD, producing the protein MGEAIVVTSGKGGVGKTTTSANVGTALALQGKKVCLIDTDIGLRNLDVVMGLENRIIYDLVDVVEGRCKIHQALVKDKRFEDKLFLLPAAQTSDKSAVNPEQMKKLVLDLKQDYDYIIIDCPAGIEQGYKNAVAGADRAIVVTTPEISAVRDADRIIGLLEKENIEPPKLVINRIRNHMMKNGEMLDVDEITSHLSIDLLGIVADDDNVIRSSNKGEPIALDSTSKASISYRNIARRILGESVPLQSLEEERTGVFMKIKRLFGVKA; encoded by the coding sequence GTGGGTGAAGCAATAGTTGTTACTTCAGGTAAAGGTGGAGTGGGAAAGACGACTACTTCTGCCAATGTTGGTACAGCATTAGCTCTACAAGGCAAAAAGGTTTGTCTGATTGATACGGATATCGGCCTCAGGAACCTGGACGTGGTGATGGGCCTTGAGAACCGGATCATCTATGATTTAGTGGACGTAGTGGAGGGCAGATGTAAAATCCATCAGGCCCTTGTGAAAGACAAGCGTTTCGAAGACAAACTATTCTTACTGCCGGCTGCTCAGACGAGTGATAAATCCGCTGTCAATCCTGAACAGATGAAAAAGCTGGTACTGGACTTAAAGCAAGACTATGACTATATTATTATTGACTGTCCTGCAGGCATTGAGCAGGGGTATAAGAACGCCGTTGCAGGTGCAGATCGCGCGATTGTCGTGACCACGCCTGAGATTTCGGCTGTCCGGGATGCGGACCGGATCATCGGCCTACTGGAGAAGGAGAACATCGAGCCTCCGAAATTGGTGATCAATCGTATCCGGAATCATATGATGAAAAATGGTGAAATGCTGGATGTGGATGAAATCACCTCCCATCTTTCCATCGATCTTCTTGGAATCGTCGCAGATGATGACAATGTGATCAGATCATCGAATAAAGGCGAACCGATCGCACTTGATTCGACAAGTAAAGCGTCGATTTCTTACCGGAATATTGCAAGACGGATCTTAGGTGAATCGGTCCCGCTGCAATCCCTGGAAGAAGAACGAACGGGCGTCTTTATGAAAATTAAAAGGTTATTTGGTGTCAAAGCCTAA
- a CDS encoding M23 family metallopeptidase, which translates to MGNRADEIRKRIAKRKKMGGAGSGDNPSYFLPTDEERYGMERQTSFEGGPPPEGVHSLFKKETFMLKILGAGIMVLVTAIMFKSPSPAFTDARSVVMKTMDTEFQFAAISTWYEDQFGKPLALLPASNSGKESASEQSAEYARPASGKVVENFKTNGQGIMLQTVLGEDVTAMKGGLVLFAGKKEELGNTVVIQHADKSESWYGNLESIDVKQYESIKKGSLVGKVSSSSQDEATGEFYFAIKMGDEFIDPIQVMSFD; encoded by the coding sequence ATGGGGAATCGAGCGGATGAAATACGAAAGAGGATAGCAAAACGAAAAAAAATGGGAGGGGCGGGCTCCGGCGACAATCCATCATACTTTCTGCCGACGGATGAGGAACGCTATGGAATGGAGCGTCAGACAAGCTTTGAAGGCGGTCCTCCCCCGGAAGGAGTCCATTCTCTTTTTAAAAAAGAAACCTTCATGCTGAAAATACTCGGGGCTGGGATCATGGTGTTGGTGACGGCCATCATGTTCAAAAGTCCTTCTCCCGCTTTCACTGACGCAAGATCCGTTGTCATGAAGACAATGGATACGGAGTTCCAATTCGCCGCCATTTCCACCTGGTATGAAGATCAATTTGGAAAACCACTTGCTCTGTTGCCTGCAAGTAATTCCGGCAAAGAATCCGCGTCCGAACAAAGTGCTGAATATGCAAGGCCTGCTTCAGGGAAGGTCGTAGAAAACTTCAAGACCAATGGGCAGGGGATCATGCTGCAGACGGTCCTTGGTGAGGATGTAACGGCTATGAAGGGAGGTTTGGTTCTATTTGCAGGGAAAAAGGAGGAGCTGGGGAATACGGTGGTCATTCAACATGCGGACAAATCGGAATCGTGGTACGGCAATTTGGAGTCGATTGATGTGAAGCAGTATGAATCAATCAAGAAGGGCTCCCTTGTAGGGAAGGTTTCATCCAGCAGTCAAGACGAAGCAACGGGCGAGTTTTATTTCGCGATAAAAATGGGTGATGAATTCATCGACCCGATCCAGGTGATGTCATTTGATTAA
- a CDS encoding site-2 protease family protein yields the protein MINILSLLKKFYVHPLLWLVIGIAIMTAHFFELILLLVIITIHELGHGLMAQSFSWRVKKIALLPFGGVAEMDEHGNRSLMEEFWVVTAGPLQHVWLIAVGFGLLEFGLISQDTFSLFFQLNMMVLLFNLLPIWPLDGGKLVSLLLATKLNYLRAYEYTLLFSFGLLLLFHLVVLIIAPLHLNLWIVLSFLYFSLWVDWKQRRYAFMKFLLERYYGKSHQFVQLRPLPIESDESILTVVERFQRGVKHPLVVFEKGVEVGKLDENELLHAFFAEKMTSAKTKDLLYLY from the coding sequence TTGATTAATATCCTTTCACTATTGAAGAAATTTTACGTCCATCCCTTGCTGTGGCTTGTGATCGGGATTGCCATCATGACGGCCCACTTCTTTGAACTGATCCTGCTCCTCGTCATCATCACGATCCATGAACTGGGCCATGGGCTCATGGCTCAATCCTTTTCGTGGAGGGTGAAGAAGATCGCCCTGTTACCCTTTGGGGGCGTCGCTGAGATGGATGAGCACGGAAACCGTTCTTTGATGGAGGAGTTCTGGGTGGTGACAGCCGGCCCCCTGCAGCACGTCTGGCTCATTGCAGTTGGCTTCGGTCTCTTGGAGTTTGGCTTGATCAGTCAGGACACCTTTTCACTTTTTTTTCAATTAAATATGATGGTGTTGCTGTTTAATCTCCTGCCCATCTGGCCGTTGGACGGGGGGAAGCTGGTTTCCCTGCTCCTTGCGACGAAGTTAAATTATTTGAGGGCGTATGAATACACGCTCCTCTTTTCGTTTGGATTATTATTACTGTTCCACCTGGTTGTACTCATCATCGCTCCACTGCACCTGAATTTGTGGATCGTCCTGTCCTTCCTGTACTTCTCCCTTTGGGTCGACTGGAAGCAAAGGAGATATGCGTTTATGAAGTTTTTATTAGAGAGGTATTACGGGAAGAGCCATCAATTTGTGCAGCTGAGGCCGCTCCCCATTGAAAGTGATGAATCCATCTTGACGGTGGTGGAACGGTTTCAGCGGGGTGTGAAGCATCCCCTGGTTGTATTTGAAAAGGGGGTTGAAGTGGGGAAACTCGATGAGAACGAGCTGCTCCACGCCTTCTTTGCGGAAAAGATGACATCAGCCAAGACGAAGGATCTTCTTTACCTTTATTGA
- a CDS encoding Rne/Rng family ribonuclease gives MEEMIVHSKGREKRWVHRSHNEIIGLYTYPPGEESLTGNIYLGRVVKVQKGLGAAFIDFGQGKNGYLHEKDFPQNVKAYHEGSDPTPIGNCVHEGEKIIVQVLKDEMGTKGARLTSVIELKGEHLVYMPKGYYVAVSKKVDEENRKVLRRLAHEWKQGGEGIVMRTNASGVKEAVLQEEVNSLRARHERLERVSIRAKCPSLLSRQDTFYEDLHEYLKKGEGGKIVFDEYDSLLQVEEMSGAGIKEKWSFELYQGHENIFKHYDVYSAWEDALKKIVWLPNGATLVIESTEAMTVVDVNSGKFTGKDNLEQTILETNKLAAAEMAKQLTIRNLSGMILIDFIDMKKDSQRQEVMDALSEALVSDRQRTTIVGFTKLGILELTRKRTRQPLAASLTRSCSVCHGTGTEMSPEAMAFQLERELWECEGMDGSRIDVEATREVAEMFAGKQGSHIERLQKALNKVINIKEITHDHPYFRITKIV, from the coding sequence ATGGAAGAAATGATTGTACACAGTAAGGGCAGGGAAAAACGGTGGGTACACCGTTCACATAATGAAATTATCGGTCTATATACATATCCGCCTGGAGAAGAAAGCTTAACGGGCAATATTTACTTGGGACGGGTCGTCAAGGTCCAAAAGGGACTCGGTGCGGCGTTTATCGATTTTGGGCAAGGAAAGAATGGTTATCTTCATGAAAAGGACTTTCCGCAAAATGTGAAAGCGTATCATGAGGGGAGCGATCCGACCCCGATCGGGAATTGTGTCCATGAAGGGGAAAAAATCATCGTTCAGGTTCTAAAGGATGAGATGGGGACGAAGGGGGCCAGATTGACCTCGGTCATTGAACTGAAGGGTGAACATCTGGTGTATATGCCAAAGGGCTATTATGTCGCGGTATCGAAAAAAGTGGATGAGGAAAATCGTAAGGTATTGAGGCGATTAGCACATGAGTGGAAACAAGGGGGAGAAGGCATTGTGATGCGCACCAACGCCTCAGGGGTGAAAGAGGCAGTGTTACAAGAAGAGGTGAACTCCCTGCGTGCACGCCATGAAAGGCTTGAGAGGGTATCGATTAGGGCGAAGTGTCCGTCCCTCCTGTCCCGGCAGGATACCTTCTATGAGGATCTCCACGAGTATTTGAAAAAAGGAGAGGGTGGGAAGATCGTCTTCGATGAGTATGACAGCCTTCTTCAGGTCGAGGAAATGAGCGGGGCGGGGATCAAAGAAAAATGGTCGTTCGAGCTTTATCAGGGTCATGAAAATATTTTTAAACATTATGACGTTTACTCGGCATGGGAAGACGCCCTGAAAAAAATAGTGTGGCTTCCGAACGGGGCCACTCTTGTCATCGAATCAACGGAAGCCATGACAGTTGTGGATGTCAATTCCGGAAAATTCACCGGGAAAGACAATCTGGAGCAAACCATTCTGGAGACGAATAAACTCGCGGCAGCAGAAATGGCGAAACAGCTTACGATCCGCAATTTAAGCGGGATGATCCTCATCGATTTCATTGATATGAAGAAGGATAGCCAACGGCAGGAAGTGATGGATGCTCTTTCAGAAGCCCTTGTTTCAGACCGGCAGCGGACAACGATTGTAGGGTTCACAAAACTCGGGATCCTCGAATTGACCCGGAAGAGGACACGTCAGCCTCTTGCGGCATCCTTGACCCGTTCATGCTCGGTATGTCATGGTACAGGGACGGAAATGAGTCCGGAAGCGATGGCCTTCCAGCTTGAACGGGAGCTGTGGGAATGTGAAGGGATGGACGGCTCACGAATTGATGTGGAAGCGACCCGGGAAGTAGCGGAAATGTTTGCAGGGAAACAGGGCAGCCACATCGAGAGACTCCAGAAAGCATTGAATAAAGTGATCAACATTAAGGAAATCACTCACGATCATCCTTATTTCAGAATAACGAAGATCGTATGA
- the rplU gene encoding 50S ribosomal protein L21: MYAIIETGGKQIRVEAGQAIYIEKLNGEQGDTVTFDKVLFVGGDDVKVGSPLVDGATVTAKVEKQGRAKKLVVFKYKAKKNYRRKQGHRQPYTKVVIDEINA, from the coding sequence ATGTACGCAATTATCGAAACAGGTGGTAAGCAAATCCGTGTAGAAGCTGGTCAAGCAATCTACATCGAAAAGCTTAACGGAGAACAAGGCGATACGGTAACTTTTGACAAAGTTCTATTCGTTGGTGGTGACGATGTGAAAGTAGGAAGTCCTTTAGTGGATGGAGCTACTGTAACAGCGAAAGTTGAAAAACAAGGCCGCGCGAAAAAGCTTGTAGTATTCAAATACAAAGCGAAAAAGAACTACCGTCGTAAGCAAGGTCACCGTCAACCTTACACTAAAGTTGTCATTGACGAAATCAACGCGTAA
- a CDS encoding ribosomal-processing cysteine protease Prp produces the protein MINVYVERSSGKRIRSFSMDGHADFAENGQDIVCAGASAVSFGSINAIMALTGVEPSIEQSSDGGFLRCAIPDDLPEETESKIQLLLDGMLISLQTIERDYSDFIKITFKK, from the coding sequence ATGATTAACGTTTACGTAGAGCGTTCCTCCGGGAAAAGGATCCGTTCTTTCTCCATGGATGGACATGCTGATTTTGCCGAAAATGGGCAAGACATTGTCTGTGCAGGTGCTTCTGCTGTTTCATTCGGCAGTATTAATGCCATTATGGCGTTAACCGGTGTAGAACCGTCCATCGAGCAATCCTCTGATGGTGGATTCCTTCGCTGCGCCATCCCTGATGATCTTCCGGAAGAAACGGAGAGCAAGATTCAGCTGCTGCTCGACGGCATGCTTATCAGCCTCCAGACGATTGAAAGAGACTATAGTGATTTTATTAAAATAACCTTCAAAAAGTAG
- the rpmA gene encoding 50S ribosomal protein L27, giving the protein MLRLDLQFFASKKGVGSTKNGRDSISKRLGAKRADGQMVSGGSILYRQRGTKIYPGLNVGRGGDDTLFAKTDGVVRFERMGRDKKKVSVYPVANEA; this is encoded by the coding sequence ATGTTAAGATTAGACCTTCAGTTTTTTGCGTCCAAAAAAGGAGTAGGTTCGACTAAGAATGGTCGTGACTCTATCTCAAAGCGCCTTGGTGCTAAGCGTGCAGACGGTCAAATGGTTTCTGGTGGATCAATTCTTTACCGTCAACGCGGTACGAAAATTTATCCAGGCCTAAACGTCGGCCGTGGCGGCGACGATACACTTTTCGCTAAAACCGACGGTGTTGTTCGTTTCGAACGCATGGGTCGTGACAAGAAAAAAGTGAGCGTATACCCAGTTGCGAATGAAGCTTAA
- a CDS encoding Spo0B C-terminal domain-containing protein, which yields MSENWGVVEALRHARHDWMNDLQLIKGNLDLGRVERAKQVIEEMVLVAQNESKLSNVKLPLLAEWILTYNWSRHLIKLDFEVLRLEPHRLEDQRLYNWCKEFLEFLESNVMNNVENQLSIILDITKEQSRFIFDFTGILKSTSLVEDWIKNQRSNGENIEIEQLQEEVLVVHVIAE from the coding sequence ATGAGCGAAAATTGGGGTGTAGTCGAGGCGTTAAGGCATGCCCGCCACGACTGGATGAATGATTTGCAATTAATTAAAGGGAATCTGGACCTTGGCCGTGTGGAGCGGGCGAAACAGGTCATCGAGGAAATGGTCCTTGTTGCACAAAATGAATCTAAGCTTTCGAATGTAAAGCTTCCATTGCTGGCAGAATGGATATTAACCTATAATTGGTCAAGACATTTGATTAAGCTGGATTTTGAAGTCCTTCGACTCGAGCCCCACCGGCTTGAAGATCAAAGACTTTACAACTGGTGCAAGGAGTTTCTGGAATTCCTTGAATCAAATGTAATGAACAATGTAGAAAATCAGTTATCCATAATACTTGACATTACTAAAGAACAATCCCGTTTTATATTTGATTTCACAGGTATACTAAAGAGTACAAGCTTAGTGGAAGACTGGATCAAAAATCAACGATCAAACGGAGAAAATATAGAAATAGAACAACTGCAAGAAGAGGTTCTTGTCGTTCATGTAATCGCTGAATAA
- the obgE gene encoding GTPase ObgE, giving the protein MFIDQVKVYTKGGDGGNGMVAFRREKYVPKGGPAGGDGGHGADVIFEVDEGLRTLMDFRYQRHFKAPRGEHGMSKNQHGRNAEDMVVKVPPGTVVKDDDTGETIADLVQHGQRAVITKGGRGGRGNSRFATPANPAPELSEKGEPGQERYIVMELKLLADVGLVGFPSVGKSTLLSVVSAAKPKIASYHFTTIVPNLGMVETGDGRSFVMADLPGLIEGAHEGVGLGHQFLRHIERTRVIVHVIDMSGMEGRDPYEDYLTINEELKQYNLRLTERPQIIVANKMDMPDSEENLKVFKEKLQEEYPVFPISAVTRQGLAELLYAVADKVETTAEFPIHEEEETGIHRVLYKHEEEEKEFEITRDPDGTFVVGGAKIERLFKMTDFSREDSARRFARQLRSYGVDDALRERGAKNGDTIRLIKYEFEFVD; this is encoded by the coding sequence ATGTTTATAGATCAGGTCAAGGTTTATACAAAGGGCGGTGACGGAGGAAACGGTATGGTTGCCTTCCGTCGTGAGAAATATGTACCTAAAGGTGGTCCCGCCGGTGGAGATGGCGGTCACGGTGCAGACGTTATTTTCGAAGTGGATGAAGGCTTAAGAACGTTAATGGATTTCCGCTATCAGCGTCACTTCAAGGCACCTCGTGGAGAGCACGGGATGAGTAAGAATCAGCATGGACGCAATGCAGAGGATATGGTTGTCAAGGTTCCACCCGGGACAGTGGTGAAGGACGATGATACAGGTGAAACGATTGCCGACCTTGTGCAGCATGGTCAACGTGCAGTGATCACAAAAGGCGGACGCGGAGGAAGAGGGAATTCCCGCTTTGCTACGCCTGCGAATCCTGCACCCGAGCTTTCTGAGAAGGGTGAGCCGGGTCAAGAGCGTTATATCGTGATGGAATTAAAGCTTCTCGCTGATGTTGGATTGGTAGGATTCCCGAGTGTCGGGAAATCAACGCTCCTTTCCGTTGTATCGGCAGCGAAGCCAAAGATCGCTTCCTACCATTTCACTACGATCGTACCTAATTTAGGAATGGTGGAAACGGGAGATGGAAGAAGCTTCGTCATGGCCGACCTTCCAGGATTGATTGAAGGTGCCCATGAAGGCGTAGGACTAGGACATCAATTCCTTCGTCATATTGAACGTACGCGCGTCATCGTGCACGTCATCGATATGAGCGGTATGGAAGGAAGGGATCCATACGAGGATTACCTGACGATCAATGAAGAGCTTAAGCAGTACAATCTTCGTTTAACCGAGCGTCCGCAAATCATCGTTGCCAATAAAATGGACATGCCGGATTCGGAAGAGAATCTGAAGGTCTTCAAAGAGAAACTTCAGGAAGAGTATCCTGTGTTCCCGATTTCAGCAGTTACTCGACAAGGTCTCGCTGAGTTGTTGTATGCCGTTGCGGATAAAGTGGAGACAACAGCTGAATTCCCGATCCATGAAGAAGAAGAGACGGGTATTCACCGGGTTCTTTACAAGCATGAAGAGGAAGAAAAAGAATTCGAAATCACGCGTGATCCTGATGGTACATTCGTCGTCGGCGGTGCGAAAATTGAACGCTTGTTCAAAATGACGGACTTCTCACGTGAAGATTCCGCAAGACGTTTCGCGAGACAGCTTCGCTCGTATGGTGTAGATGATGCCCTCCGTGAACGTGGTGCCAAAAATGGCGATACGATCCGCTTGATAAAATATGAGTTCGAATTTGTAGATTAA
- a CDS encoding ACT domain-containing protein, with translation MGKKFQEGKFYLVREDVLPEAMKKTLDAKELIERGKADSVWEAVHRVDLSRSAFYKYRDTVFPFHTIVKERIITLFFHLEDRSGTLSHLLSETAEHGCNILTIHQTIPLQGRANVTLSLNVTDLTIGLEDLLSKLRRLEFVEKVEVLGSGA, from the coding sequence TTGGGGAAAAAATTTCAAGAAGGCAAGTTTTATTTAGTGCGTGAAGACGTGCTGCCGGAAGCGATGAAGAAGACCCTGGATGCAAAAGAATTAATTGAAAGGGGCAAGGCGGATTCGGTCTGGGAAGCGGTCCACCGGGTCGATTTGAGCCGGAGCGCCTTTTACAAATACCGGGATACGGTATTTCCTTTCCACACCATCGTGAAGGAACGGATCATTACACTGTTCTTTCATTTGGAGGACCGGTCAGGGACGTTGTCTCATCTATTAAGTGAAACAGCCGAGCATGGTTGCAATATATTGACGATCCATCAGACGATTCCGCTGCAGGGAAGAGCGAATGTCACACTTTCCTTGAACGTAACGGACCTCACGATCGGATTGGAAGACTTACTCTCAAAGCTCCGTCGTTTGGAATTTGTCGAGAAAGTGGAAGTGTTGGGTTCAGGAGCCTGA
- the pheA gene encoding prephenate dehydratase: MKIAYLGPQASFTDLAVKKAFPEEETVSYVTIPDCIEAVIESEVDYAVVPLENALEGSVHITVDYLFHEANLAIVAELTSAIQQHLMIHPAWSDSEDEIGKVLSHSHALAQCHKFLHKQFRGVPLEQTTSTAAAAKFVSENPDSFLGAIGNELAAEKYGLNILHENIHDFAYNHTRFIVLHKTPDPLTLTQEKSMEKTTLMVTLPKDRSGALHQVLSTFAWRQLNLSKIESRPLKTGLGDYFFLIDVAHEMDDVLLPGAISEMEALGCTVKMIGTYSSYLLDN, from the coding sequence GTGAAGATTGCATATTTAGGACCACAGGCTTCCTTTACAGATTTAGCCGTCAAGAAGGCTTTTCCCGAAGAAGAAACGGTTTCGTATGTGACGATACCCGATTGCATCGAGGCGGTGATCGAGAGTGAAGTGGATTACGCCGTTGTGCCTTTGGAGAATGCCTTGGAAGGCTCGGTACATATTACGGTGGATTATTTGTTTCATGAAGCGAACTTAGCGATTGTCGCTGAATTGACGTCCGCCATTCAACAGCACTTAATGATCCATCCGGCGTGGAGTGACAGTGAAGACGAGATCGGGAAAGTCCTTTCCCATTCCCACGCACTCGCGCAGTGTCATAAATTTTTACATAAGCAGTTTCGCGGGGTACCGCTGGAGCAGACGACGAGTACGGCTGCCGCCGCTAAATTCGTGAGTGAGAATCCTGATTCATTCCTCGGGGCGATCGGGAACGAGCTGGCAGCAGAAAAATACGGATTGAACATCCTGCATGAAAACATTCATGATTTTGCCTATAATCATACCAGGTTCATCGTCTTGCATAAGACACCGGATCCATTGACCCTGACCCAGGAGAAGAGCATGGAGAAGACAACCCTGATGGTGACTCTTCCGAAAGACCGATCTGGAGCGCTTCATCAGGTACTCTCCACGTTTGCCTGGAGACAGCTGAACTTAAGTAAAATCGAATCAAGACCCCTGAAAACGGGACTCGGTGATTATTTCTTCTTGATTGATGTGGCGCATGAAATGGATGATGTCCTCCTTCCGGGAGCCATCAGTGAAATGGAAGCCCTCGGATGCACGGTGAAAATGATCGGGACATATTCTTCTTATTTATTGGATAACTAA